The Gemmatimonadaceae bacterium genome contains the following window.
GCCCGGACTACGTGCTCAGCGGCGTCAACCACGGCCCCAACATGGGCGAGGACGTGCTCTACTCGGGCACGGTGGCCGCGGCCATGGAGGGACTCGCCCTGGGCGTGCCGGCCATCGCCTTCTCGTTTGCCGGGAGCGTCCTGCGCGCCGACGCGCTGCTCGACGACCACATCGGGACGATGGAGCGCATCCTGCGGCACCTCACCTCACTGCCGGTCTTCCCCGAGAACACGCTCTTCAACGTGAACATCCCGCCCATCGCGGCGGACCAGGTGAAGGGGTTCCGGTTGACGCGCCTGGGGCGGCGCGCCTACTCCGATTCGCTGATGCCGATGAAGGATCCATGGGGGCGGCCCATCTACTGGATTGGCGGCGGGTCGGTGGACTGGAAGGACTCCGCTTCCGACTCCGACTTCCAGGCGATCAGCGAGGGGTTCGTGTCCATCACGCCGCTGCACCTCGACCTCACGCATCGCGACATTCTCGACCGCCGGGAGCAGTGGTGGCGTCCCCTGTAACGCCGCAGTTCACCGGGGCGCGCCGGCGGCTGCTCGACGAGCTGCGCGCCAAGGGCATCAACGACCTCGCCGTGCTGCGCGCCCTCGACCTGACACCGCGGCACCAGTTTGTCCCGTCGGGCGTGCGGCATCGGGCGTACGAGGACTCGCCGCTCCCCATCGGCAGCGGCCAGACCATCAGCCAGCCGTTCGTGCACGCGATGTACCTGCAGACGCTGAAGCTGCAGGGACACGAGAAGGTGCTCGAGATCGGCACGGGCTCGGGCTACCAGACCGTGCTGCTCGCCTACTTGTGCCAGCACGTCTACTCCGTGGAACGCGTGCGGCCGCTGCTCGAGACGGCGCGCGACGCGATCACCGCGTGCGGCGTGACGAACGTGGCGCTGCTATGCGGCGATGGCACATACGGCTGGCCGGAGTTTGCGCCGTATGACGCGATCCTGGTGGGAGCCGGCGCGCCGACCATTCCGCAGCCCCTTGTGGACCAGCTCGCCATCGGCGGACGCCTGATTGTTCCCGTTGGCGGACGTGAGGACCAGCGCCTGGTGGAGATCACGCGCACGAGTGCCGGATTCGAACGGCGCGACCTCTCCGACGTGCGCTTCGTGCCGCTGGTGGGCAAGCACGGGTGGGAGTCGGCGTGAGCGGCGAGACCCGGGGCGTGTTCGTGCGCATCAGCGGACGCGTGCAGCACGTCGGGTTCCGCTGGTTCGTCGAGCGCCGGGCGAGCGAGCTCGGGCTCGGCGGCTGGGTGCGCAACGCCGCCGATGGTTCGGTGGAGGTGGCCGCGTTCGGGGCGAGCGCGCAGGTGGAACGGCTGCTGGAGGCGCTGCGGCGGGGGCCGCCGCAGGCCAGGGTGCAGTCCGTGGA
Protein-coding sequences here:
- the surE gene encoding 5'/3'-nucleotidase SurE, whose protein sequence is MRLLLSNDDGILARGLAALERAASPLGHVYVVAPDREQSATSHSLTMHHPLRPVQIAENRWQVDGTPTDCVMLALEALLPERPDYVLSGVNHGPNMGEDVLYSGTVAAAMEGLALGVPAIAFSFAGSVLRADALLDDHIGTMERILRHLTSLPVFPENTLFNVNIPPIAADQVKGFRLTRLGRRAYSDSLMPMKDPWGRPIYWIGGGSVDWKDSASDSDFQAISEGFVSITPLHLDLTHRDILDRREQWWRPL
- a CDS encoding protein-L-isoaspartate(D-aspartate) O-methyltransferase, producing MASPVTPQFTGARRRLLDELRAKGINDLAVLRALDLTPRHQFVPSGVRHRAYEDSPLPIGSGQTISQPFVHAMYLQTLKLQGHEKVLEIGTGSGYQTVLLAYLCQHVYSVERVRPLLETARDAITACGVTNVALLCGDGTYGWPEFAPYDAILVGAGAPTIPQPLVDQLAIGGRLIVPVGGREDQRLVEITRTSAGFERRDLSDVRFVPLVGKHGWESA
- a CDS encoding acylphosphatase, whose amino-acid sequence is MSGETRGVFVRISGRVQHVGFRWFVERRASELGLGGWVRNAADGSVEVAAFGASAQVERLLEALRRGPPQARVQSVEIEERPAPPIGAPNGNFEIEP